One window of the Rosa rugosa chromosome 3, drRosRugo1.1, whole genome shotgun sequence genome contains the following:
- the LOC133735733 gene encoding uncharacterized protein LOC133735733 isoform X2 has product MASTTTKPVKQLGELLQEQQEPFVLDVYLFERGCLRKSLSSSNSINSSKSLKRSSSCGPIKSKKGTPSFSKILRSVYNKLVSKNGGSRTKSSGKEEGKFDANTEITLPSDCLGDLDGFSSSSSRTQYESCCDSDKDEACATVLLQNEDEASLAVEGTSQVPNLCNMKEETKIALLNGESSEKKKTQSKQHTSISVLEDRPSHAASLWELLFQPPLERPRDTFGVPEMLEPVIRSNSSPHKSKRMLQQTRQLLFDCVREVTESHAKQMKEEQNSTKFLGAEELGKLISEKLRIWDRQAGDETNIHFLLDSDILSSAEEWNCNEQQEREICCEIGDAILEEIIKETVALLLISL; this is encoded by the exons ATGGCTTCCACTACAACAAAACCAGTTAAACAACTTGGAGAGCTTCTCCAAGAGCAGCAAGAACCCTTTGTCCTAGATGTTTACCTATTTGAAAGAGGGTGTCTGAGAAAGAGCTTGAGTTCAAGCAATAGCATTAATTCAAGCAAGAGTTTAAAGAGGTCATCTAGTTGTGGACCAATCAAGAGCAAAAAGGGTACTCCTAGCTTCTCCAAGATACTGAGATCTGTCTATAACAAGCTTGTTTCCAAAAATGGTGGCTCGAGAACTAAGAGTTCCGGAAAAGAAGAGGGAAAGTTTGATGCCAACACTGAGATTACTCTTCCTAGTGATTGCCTTGGAGATTTGGATGGATTTTCTTCTTCAAGTAGCAGAACACAGTATGAATCATGCTGTGATAGTGACAAAGATGAAGCTTGCGCCACTGTTTTGTTGCAGAATGAAGATGAAGCCTCGCTTGCAGTAGAAGGCACTTCTCAAGTTCCAAATCTCTGCAATATGAAAGAAGAGACAAAG ATAGCACTGCTCAATGGGGAATcatcagagaagaagaagacgcaaTCTAAGCAACACACCTCAATTTCAGTACTAGAAGATAGACCTTCTCATGCAG CTTCTCTTTGGGAACTACTTTTCCAGCCACCATTGGAGAGGCCAAGAGATACTTTTGGAGTTCCAGAAATGCTAGAGCCGGTAATCAGATCGAATTCTTCTCCACACAAATCGAAAAGGATGTTGCAGCAGACAAGGCAGCTTCTTTTCGATTGTGTGAGAGAGGTGACAGAATCCCATGCAAAGCAAATGAAAGAGGAGCAGAACAGCACAAAGTTTTTGGGGGCGGAAGAACTGGGAAAGCTGATTTCTGAGAAATTAAGGATTTGGGATAGACAGGCTGGGGATGAAACCAACATCCACTTTTTGTTGGATTCAGATATCCTGAGTTCAGCTGAAGAATGGAATTGTAATGAACaacaagagagagagatttgctGCGAAATTGGGGACGCCATTTTAGAAGAGATCATCAAAGAAACTGTTGCTCTACTTCTGATCTCGCTTTAA
- the LOC133735733 gene encoding uncharacterized protein LOC133735733 isoform X1, with product MASTTTKPVKQLGELLQEQQEPFVLDVYLFERGCLRKSLSSSNSINSSKSLKRSSSCGPIKSKKGTPSFSKILRSVYNKLVSKNGGSRTKSSGKEEGKFDANTEITLPSDCLGDLDGFSSSSSRTQYESCCDSDKDEACATVLLQNEDEASLAVEGTSQVPNLCNMKEETKIALLNGESSEKKKTQSKQHTSISVLEDRPSHAVPNKVMENSMLSASLWELLFQPPLERPRDTFGVPEMLEPVIRSNSSPHKSKRMLQQTRQLLFDCVREVTESHAKQMKEEQNSTKFLGAEELGKLISEKLRIWDRQAGDETNIHFLLDSDILSSAEEWNCNEQQEREICCEIGDAILEEIIKETVALLLISL from the exons ATGGCTTCCACTACAACAAAACCAGTTAAACAACTTGGAGAGCTTCTCCAAGAGCAGCAAGAACCCTTTGTCCTAGATGTTTACCTATTTGAAAGAGGGTGTCTGAGAAAGAGCTTGAGTTCAAGCAATAGCATTAATTCAAGCAAGAGTTTAAAGAGGTCATCTAGTTGTGGACCAATCAAGAGCAAAAAGGGTACTCCTAGCTTCTCCAAGATACTGAGATCTGTCTATAACAAGCTTGTTTCCAAAAATGGTGGCTCGAGAACTAAGAGTTCCGGAAAAGAAGAGGGAAAGTTTGATGCCAACACTGAGATTACTCTTCCTAGTGATTGCCTTGGAGATTTGGATGGATTTTCTTCTTCAAGTAGCAGAACACAGTATGAATCATGCTGTGATAGTGACAAAGATGAAGCTTGCGCCACTGTTTTGTTGCAGAATGAAGATGAAGCCTCGCTTGCAGTAGAAGGCACTTCTCAAGTTCCAAATCTCTGCAATATGAAAGAAGAGACAAAG ATAGCACTGCTCAATGGGGAATcatcagagaagaagaagacgcaaTCTAAGCAACACACCTCAATTTCAGTACTAGAAGATAGACCTTCTCATGCAG TACCCAACAAGGTCATGGAAAACTCCATGTTATCAGCTTCTCTTTGGGAACTACTTTTCCAGCCACCATTGGAGAGGCCAAGAGATACTTTTGGAGTTCCAGAAATGCTAGAGCCGGTAATCAGATCGAATTCTTCTCCACACAAATCGAAAAGGATGTTGCAGCAGACAAGGCAGCTTCTTTTCGATTGTGTGAGAGAGGTGACAGAATCCCATGCAAAGCAAATGAAAGAGGAGCAGAACAGCACAAAGTTTTTGGGGGCGGAAGAACTGGGAAAGCTGATTTCTGAGAAATTAAGGATTTGGGATAGACAGGCTGGGGATGAAACCAACATCCACTTTTTGTTGGATTCAGATATCCTGAGTTCAGCTGAAGAATGGAATTGTAATGAACaacaagagagagagatttgctGCGAAATTGGGGACGCCATTTTAGAAGAGATCATCAAAGAAACTGTTGCTCTACTTCTGATCTCGCTTTAA